Part of the Imperialibacter roseus genome, CCGCCGTGAGCGCTCGCTTATTTGTGTAGTAGAAGATATTCACGACGTGCTGGCCATAGAAAACACATCTCAATACAACGGACTTTACCATGTACTCGGTGGCATCATCTCACCCATGAACGGCGTGGGGCCCGATGAACTGAATATTCAATCGTTGGTAGACAGAATTGCCGGAAAAGGTGGCGAAGTGCAGGAAATCATTCTGGCACTGAGCGCCACCATGGAGGGAGACACGACGTCGTTTTACATTACCCGAAAAGTGAGCGATAAAGGAGTGAAGGTTTCCACCATTGCCCGTGGCATTCCATTCGGTGGCGAGCTGGAGTACACCGACGAAATCACCCTTG contains:
- the recR gene encoding recombination mediator RecR, which gives rise to MEFPSKLIEEAVEQFSQFPGIGKKTALRLVLYLLKQEKDQTTRFTEALDNLRKNIRYCVECHNISDTEVCSICTSHRRERSLICVVEDIHDVLAIENTSQYNGLYHVLGGIISPMNGVGPDELNIQSLVDRIAGKGGEVQEIILALSATMEGDTTSFYITRKVSDKGVKVSTIARGIPFGGELEYTDEITLGRSILTRVNYDLPAS